In one Chitinophaga sancti genomic region, the following are encoded:
- a CDS encoding response regulator gives MKCGKILVIDDDNEDMVIIREAMEMINAENVMLFAENGEKALHLLDTRFSSDHIVPCLIVLDLNMPKMNGTQTLENLKADDRFRNIPVIIYSTSINPFEQAKCVSLGAHAYITKPVSLKESLETAQVFLNFCTTD, from the coding sequence ATGAAATGTGGTAAGATTCTGGTTATTGACGACGATAATGAAGACATGGTAATTATCAGAGAAGCCATGGAAATGATTAATGCTGAAAATGTAATGCTCTTTGCCGAAAACGGCGAAAAAGCACTTCATTTACTGGACACACGCTTTAGCTCAGATCATATCGTACCCTGCCTGATCGTTCTCGATCTGAACATGCCAAAAATGAATGGCACACAAACACTTGAAAATCTAAAAGCAGATGATCGCTTCAGAAATATTCCTGTGATTATTTATTCTACTTCTATCAATCCTTTTGAACAGGCAAAGTGTGTATCGCTGGGTGCACATGCCTATATCACCAAACCTGTATCTCTCAAAGAAAGCCTGGAGACAGCCCAGGTATTCCTGAATTTCTGCACGACAGATTAA
- a CDS encoding aceric acid hydrolase, whose product MRYLIILLLCSITASAQSPHAKLARVDIGHVQWTSGFWADRFAVCKNTMVPQLWATYHDPQLCHSYKNFEIAAGLDTGHFVGPSFHDGDFYKTLEAVAALYASTKDPLLDKMMDTAIAVIAKAQRPDGYIYTKAIIEGKGKFDDKLSFESYNFGHLMTAACVHYRATGKRSLIAVAEKAAGFLAAAATTSTPAVCPSHYMGLIDLYRTTGNKKYLQLAERLIDLRGKTAGTDDNSDRAAFRDMQRVVGHAVRANYLFAGAADLYAETGDSTLLNTLDRMWVDVTGRKMYITGGCGALYDGVSVDGISYNPDTVQKIHQAYGRNYQLPNLSAHNETCANIGNMLWNYRMLELTGDPKYADIMELTLYNSILSGVSLDGSSFFYTNPLAAAADNPYTFRWAGGRQPYIALSNCCPPNVVRTMAEVSSYVYSTGDDGVYVNLYGGNTLDLKEIRLTQSTDYPWDGRINISIEKAPAGKYGIHLRIPGWCKKAQLSINGSLLNLEIASGTYLHINRKWKAGDRISLVLDMPATLMTANPLVEENRNQVALKKGPLVYCLESADLAPGQSINDIIVAAKTIWQPKEMKISNTLIMALQGIAQLRQHQQWQHTLYQELNSSARPVTIKLIPYFAWANRGKSDMSVWLPVR is encoded by the coding sequence ATGCGGTATTTAATTATTCTTCTGCTCTGTAGTATTACGGCAAGTGCGCAAAGCCCTCATGCAAAACTGGCGCGTGTAGATATTGGTCATGTACAATGGACTTCCGGTTTCTGGGCCGATCGTTTTGCCGTCTGTAAAAATACCATGGTACCTCAGCTCTGGGCGACTTACCACGATCCTCAGCTTTGTCATTCTTATAAGAATTTTGAAATCGCTGCCGGCCTGGATACGGGGCATTTTGTTGGTCCTTCTTTTCACGATGGCGACTTTTACAAAACCCTTGAGGCGGTGGCTGCATTATACGCCAGTACGAAAGATCCGCTGTTAGATAAAATGATGGATACCGCTATTGCCGTCATTGCAAAGGCGCAGCGCCCGGATGGTTATATCTACACCAAAGCCATCATTGAAGGCAAGGGTAAGTTCGACGATAAACTCAGTTTTGAATCTTACAATTTCGGTCATCTTATGACGGCAGCCTGTGTGCATTACCGGGCTACGGGCAAGCGATCGCTCATAGCAGTGGCGGAGAAAGCGGCCGGTTTCCTGGCGGCAGCAGCGACTACTAGCACCCCTGCCGTGTGCCCTTCTCACTACATGGGCCTCATTGATTTGTATAGAACTACCGGCAATAAAAAATACCTTCAGCTGGCGGAAAGACTGATTGATTTAAGAGGTAAGACAGCCGGCACTGACGATAACTCAGACAGGGCGGCTTTCCGCGATATGCAGCGGGTAGTGGGGCATGCGGTAAGAGCTAATTACCTGTTTGCAGGTGCTGCAGATCTATATGCAGAAACCGGTGATAGTACTTTGCTCAACACGCTGGATAGAATGTGGGTAGATGTTACTGGTCGTAAAATGTACATTACCGGGGGCTGTGGTGCGCTCTATGACGGGGTATCGGTAGATGGGATTTCTTATAACCCGGATACCGTTCAAAAGATTCACCAGGCTTATGGCCGCAACTACCAGTTACCAAATCTTTCTGCACACAATGAGACCTGTGCGAATATTGGGAATATGCTCTGGAACTATCGCATGCTGGAACTTACAGGCGACCCAAAGTATGCAGACATTATGGAGCTAACTTTATACAATAGTATCCTGAGTGGTGTCAGTCTCGATGGCAGCAGTTTTTTTTATACCAACCCGCTGGCTGCTGCTGCTGATAACCCCTACACTTTCCGCTGGGCAGGTGGCAGGCAGCCCTATATTGCATTATCTAATTGTTGTCCGCCAAATGTAGTACGCACAATGGCGGAAGTCAGCAGTTATGTATACAGCACGGGCGACGATGGTGTGTATGTAAATCTCTATGGCGGCAATACATTGGATCTGAAAGAGATCCGCCTTACGCAAAGTACGGATTACCCCTGGGATGGCCGTATCAATATCTCAATAGAAAAAGCGCCTGCAGGTAAATACGGTATTCATCTCCGCATTCCCGGCTGGTGTAAAAAAGCGCAGCTGAGTATCAATGGCAGTTTATTGAACCTGGAAATTGCTTCGGGTACTTATCTGCATATCAACCGAAAATGGAAAGCAGGAGACAGGATCAGCCTTGTACTTGATATGCCTGCGACCCTGATGACTGCTAATCCATTGGTAGAAGAGAACAGGAACCAGGTGGCATTGAAAAAAGGGCCACTGGTGTATTGCCTGGAATCAGCAGACCTGGCGCCGGGGCAATCCATTAATGATATCATTGTAGCTGCTAAAACCATCTGGCAGCCAAAGGAGATGAAGATTTCGAATACCCTGATTATGGCCCTGCAGGGCATTGCTCAACTACGACAACACCAGCAATGGCAGCATACATTATACCAGGAGCTAAATAGTAGCGCCAGACCAGTTACGATAAAGTTGATTCCTTATTTTGCCTGGGCAAACAGGGGAAAGAGTGATATGAGTGTGTGGTTGCCTGTAAGGTAA
- a CDS encoding alpha-L-rhamnosidase-related protein: MKQIFLLCCLCFLAGTALAQATWIWYPGDYEIWLSNRMQNRRTDRGSFFPIFWKMDSHYPLMDFHKDVVLSQAEEVHIYAEGTYNVKLDGQPFEGTPAVITVPAGRHRINVKVFSQGTVPAIYVKGATIVSDSSWLSTYEDKEWIDETGKTSDITATKWLHAGCWNFNDPAILPSAFTLPTQVMAAVKNENGLVDFGKETFGYIHLKGIKGKGKITLYYGESKEEAMSDKGAVNVDWLSFEKDVNQDSTLPASKAFRYVRMVTSPGIQVDDVSMLYEYANVNEPGSFKCSDDEINRIYEVAKYTFHLNTREFFIDGIKRDRWVWSGDAYQSYLMNYYLFFDKGTVLRTMYALRGKDPVTSHINTIMDYTFYWFLGVYDYYMYTGDRSFIKEIYSRMQPLMDYCLSRRNKDGLMEGQVGDWVFIDWADGLSKKGPLSFEQLLFCRSLETMSLCADIAGNQQDAEKYKLLAAAIKEQLFRIYWNEQKQALVHSTINDHVTRYANMFAIFFDYFNAAQKETVRHSVLLNDSIQHITTPYMRFYELEALCALHEQSYVLKEMKNYWGGMLQLGATTFWEEFDPHKSGAAHYAMYGREFGKSLCHAWGASPIYLLGKYYLGVKPTAPGYATYAVEPALGGLQWMEGTVPTPDGNISVHIGQKEMKISTAGGKGTLRFSSSIKPVCKTANIQQTKDKWYEMTMEPNTTYVINYQSVK, translated from the coding sequence ATGAAACAAATCTTTTTGCTCTGTTGTTTATGTTTCCTTGCCGGTACTGCGCTGGCCCAGGCAACCTGGATCTGGTACCCGGGTGATTATGAAATCTGGTTAAGTAACCGCATGCAGAACAGGCGTACTGACAGAGGCAGTTTCTTCCCCATATTCTGGAAGATGGATAGTCATTATCCTTTGATGGATTTTCATAAAGACGTAGTGCTTTCCCAGGCAGAAGAAGTACATATTTATGCGGAAGGTACTTACAACGTAAAACTGGATGGACAGCCATTTGAGGGCACGCCGGCTGTGATCACTGTTCCTGCCGGCCGGCATCGTATCAATGTAAAGGTATTTAGCCAGGGGACAGTGCCTGCTATCTATGTAAAGGGAGCTACTATTGTTTCTGATAGTAGCTGGCTAAGCACCTATGAAGACAAGGAATGGATTGATGAAACAGGCAAGACCTCTGATATCACCGCTACCAAATGGCTGCATGCAGGTTGTTGGAATTTTAATGATCCTGCAATACTACCTTCTGCTTTTACCCTGCCTACCCAGGTAATGGCCGCTGTGAAAAATGAAAACGGCTTAGTTGATTTCGGTAAAGAAACCTTTGGTTATATACACCTAAAGGGCATCAAAGGAAAAGGGAAAATTACATTATACTATGGCGAGAGTAAAGAAGAAGCCATGAGTGATAAAGGCGCTGTTAATGTTGACTGGCTCTCGTTCGAGAAGGATGTCAACCAGGATAGTACACTACCGGCATCAAAAGCATTCCGGTATGTTCGCATGGTTACATCTCCCGGTATTCAGGTAGACGATGTATCTATGCTGTATGAGTATGCGAATGTGAATGAACCCGGTAGTTTCAAATGTTCTGATGATGAAATTAACCGGATCTATGAGGTTGCAAAATATACCTTTCATCTCAACACAAGAGAGTTTTTCATAGATGGAATTAAAAGAGACCGCTGGGTGTGGAGCGGGGATGCTTACCAGAGTTACCTGATGAACTATTACCTGTTCTTTGATAAGGGAACCGTGCTCAGAACTATGTATGCCCTGAGAGGAAAGGATCCGGTAACGAGTCATATCAATACCATCATGGATTATACTTTCTACTGGTTCCTGGGTGTGTATGATTATTACATGTATACGGGTGATCGCAGTTTCATCAAAGAGATCTACTCCCGCATGCAGCCATTAATGGATTATTGTTTAAGCAGGAGAAACAAAGATGGTTTAATGGAAGGACAGGTAGGTGACTGGGTATTTATTGACTGGGCAGATGGACTGAGTAAGAAAGGCCCCTTGAGTTTTGAGCAGTTATTGTTCTGTCGCAGCCTGGAAACGATGAGCCTCTGTGCGGATATTGCCGGGAACCAGCAAGATGCAGAAAAGTACAAACTCTTAGCGGCTGCTATAAAAGAGCAATTGTTTCGCATTTACTGGAATGAGCAGAAACAGGCATTGGTACACAGTACCATCAATGACCATGTAACCCGCTATGCAAACATGTTCGCCATCTTCTTTGATTATTTCAACGCAGCGCAGAAAGAAACAGTCAGGCATTCCGTTTTGTTAAATGATAGCATCCAGCATATTACTACTCCCTACATGCGCTTTTATGAACTGGAAGCTTTGTGCGCCCTGCATGAACAATCCTATGTTTTAAAAGAAATGAAAAACTATTGGGGAGGTATGTTACAACTCGGCGCCACAACATTCTGGGAAGAATTTGATCCACATAAAAGTGGCGCTGCACATTATGCGATGTATGGCCGTGAATTTGGCAAAAGTCTTTGCCATGCCTGGGGAGCCAGCCCTATCTATTTGCTGGGCAAGTATTACCTGGGTGTAAAACCAACAGCACCTGGTTATGCTACTTATGCAGTAGAACCCGCATTAGGCGGACTACAGTGGATGGAAGGCACCGTGCCTACGCCGGATGGAAACATCAGTGTCCACATAGGCCAGAAAGAAATGAAGATCAGCACGGCGGGTGGTAAGGGAACACTTCGTTTCAGCAGCAGTATCAAACCAGTATGTAAAACGGCTAACATCCAACAGACAAAAGACAAGTGGTATGAGATGACAATGGAGCCCAATACCACCTACGTGATCAACTATCAATCTGTAAAGTAA
- a CDS encoding right-handed parallel beta-helix repeat-containing protein, protein MECPTLRCLLLTTTLCAVMHSLHAGNIYVSPNGDDHNNGTAAQPKATLQAALQQAREWRRLHDPALQQGIHIILKGGTYYLYEPIFIRPEDAGTPDSPTIIEAAPDERPVLSGAIKIEEWKPFKGKIRVAGIPFVVDDFRELWVDGERAVRAKDTKGDSMHRILRWDYKTESCWIPTPVVKATDGLEMFIHQWWAIAVLRIKSMQVAGDSTQLFFYQPESKIQSSHPWPAPWESKEFGNSAYWLTNALSLLDEPGEWFFDKKTKQLYYWPRNNEKSAAVPVLETLVNMVGTSYVSFKGISFQHTTWLRPSQKGHVPLQAGMYLLDAYKLETPGTPDKKGLENQAWIGRQPAAVQLRHTDHVRFDHCRFEHMAATGLDLVEGCHHDTIIGSLFKDIGGTGIQLGTFSDEWMEAHLPYQKPVCSQILVSNNLITDVTNEDWGTLGISAGFVKEVSILHNEVNEVSYTGIAVGWGWTPTVNAMSNNRIIGNSVHHYARHLYDVAGIYTLSAQPGTLITANVVDSIYKAPYAHIPKHWFYMYADEGTAYITVKDNWLPADKILQNANGPGNTWENNGPQVSDSIKQHAGLEPAYHYLIADRAPIHTEQPINH, encoded by the coding sequence ATGGAATGCCCCACGTTAAGATGCTTATTACTGACCACCACTTTGTGTGCTGTCATGCACAGCCTGCATGCCGGTAATATTTATGTATCACCCAATGGCGATGACCACAACAATGGTACGGCTGCACAACCCAAGGCCACGCTACAGGCAGCGCTGCAACAGGCCAGAGAATGGCGGCGGTTGCATGATCCTGCTCTTCAGCAGGGCATTCATATCATTCTGAAAGGAGGCACTTATTACCTTTATGAACCGATATTCATCCGGCCTGAAGATGCGGGTACGCCTGATAGTCCAACGATTATTGAGGCTGCTCCGGATGAACGGCCTGTGTTGAGTGGTGCAATTAAAATAGAGGAATGGAAACCTTTCAAAGGAAAGATCCGGGTAGCCGGTATTCCCTTTGTTGTCGATGATTTCAGGGAACTCTGGGTAGATGGTGAAAGGGCTGTTCGTGCAAAAGATACCAAAGGTGATTCCATGCACCGGATACTTCGCTGGGATTATAAAACGGAGTCCTGCTGGATTCCTACACCTGTTGTAAAAGCAACAGATGGTCTTGAAATGTTCATTCATCAATGGTGGGCGATTGCAGTATTGCGCATTAAATCTATGCAGGTAGCAGGAGATAGTACGCAATTATTCTTTTACCAGCCTGAAAGTAAAATACAATCTTCGCACCCATGGCCGGCACCCTGGGAATCAAAGGAGTTTGGTAACTCCGCTTACTGGCTCACAAATGCCTTGTCATTGTTAGATGAGCCGGGAGAATGGTTCTTCGATAAAAAAACAAAGCAGCTGTATTACTGGCCCCGCAATAATGAAAAGTCAGCAGCAGTACCTGTACTGGAAACACTGGTGAACATGGTAGGCACCAGTTATGTTTCTTTTAAAGGTATCAGCTTTCAACATACTACCTGGTTACGTCCTTCTCAAAAAGGGCATGTACCATTACAGGCGGGCATGTATCTGCTGGATGCGTACAAACTGGAAACACCCGGTACGCCTGATAAAAAAGGCCTGGAAAACCAGGCATGGATAGGCCGGCAACCAGCAGCAGTACAGTTGCGGCATACAGATCATGTACGTTTCGATCATTGCCGTTTTGAGCATATGGCAGCTACCGGGCTGGATCTGGTAGAAGGATGTCACCACGACACGATCATCGGGAGTCTCTTTAAAGACATTGGGGGCACGGGTATTCAACTGGGTACCTTCTCTGATGAATGGATGGAAGCACACCTGCCATATCAAAAACCTGTATGCAGCCAGATCCTGGTCAGCAATAACCTCATTACAGATGTAACCAACGAAGACTGGGGTACGCTGGGCATCAGTGCCGGTTTTGTAAAGGAGGTAAGCATCCTGCACAACGAAGTGAACGAGGTATCCTATACCGGCATCGCTGTAGGCTGGGGATGGACGCCGACTGTCAATGCCATGAGCAATAACAGGATCATTGGCAACAGTGTACATCATTATGCACGCCATCTCTACGATGTAGCAGGTATCTATACCTTATCTGCCCAACCGGGTACGCTTATAACTGCCAATGTCGTAGACAGTATTTACAAGGCACCTTATGCGCATATACCCAAACACTGGTTTTATATGTATGCGGATGAAGGCACTGCCTATATCACTGTAAAAGACAACTGGCTACCTGCTGATAAGATTTTGCAAAATGCAAATGGCCCGGGCAACACCTGGGAGAATAATGGTCCGCAGGTAAGCGATAGCATCAAGCAGCATGCTGGACTGGAACCTGCTTATCACTACTTGATCGCTGATCGCGCACCCATCCATACTGAACAGCCTATTAACCACTAA
- a CDS encoding alpha/beta hydrolase family protein: MIRLLFCLLLVQCAYAQQSSDSGYKKPLQDVLVDIQNRFGIKIRYTAQEVAGKYVTYADWRYRPDAEATLERVLAPLDLKVRKEKDRQYRLTTFEYYRWPVADGWAELDRIAAQYHNEQEWEARKAALKPCIMQALQLSPLPAKPASAPVMTAERKFDGYTVRNIAIEILPGVYINGSLYTPAKSKGRIPVILNPDGHWKDQRYRPDCQYRCATLARMGAMAFSYDLFAWGESQLQFEEADHRRSLAMSIQALGTIRILDYLLSLRNADTSRVGITGGSGAGSHTVLMTAIDDRIKVSAPVVAISSYFYGGCPCESGMPIHGCGNRTDNVEIAAMAAPRPQLLVSDGGDWTDKMPEHDLPYLQKIYSYYGQTGKVSNVHLPAEGHDFGINKRKAVYNFMAKYLSLNINAADETKITIEQPAAMYVFGDKGEKLPAHAIHGFAQLEKLWNAPR; this comes from the coding sequence ATGATAAGATTGCTATTCTGCCTGTTGCTGGTGCAATGTGCCTATGCACAGCAAAGCTCTGACAGCGGATATAAAAAACCATTACAGGATGTACTGGTAGATATTCAAAATCGTTTTGGTATCAAAATCAGGTATACTGCACAGGAAGTTGCAGGTAAATATGTGACTTATGCAGACTGGCGTTATCGGCCTGATGCAGAGGCTACGCTGGAGCGGGTATTAGCGCCGCTCGATCTGAAAGTAAGAAAAGAAAAAGACAGGCAGTACCGGCTTACCACTTTTGAATACTACCGCTGGCCGGTAGCTGATGGCTGGGCAGAACTGGACCGGATTGCAGCACAATATCATAATGAACAGGAATGGGAAGCGCGGAAGGCAGCATTGAAGCCCTGTATAATGCAGGCATTGCAATTATCTCCCTTGCCAGCAAAACCTGCGTCTGCACCTGTGATGACTGCAGAAAGAAAATTCGATGGCTACACTGTTCGCAACATTGCAATAGAAATATTGCCGGGTGTATATATTAACGGCTCCTTGTACACACCAGCAAAAAGTAAGGGGAGGATTCCCGTAATTCTCAATCCTGACGGGCACTGGAAAGATCAGCGTTACAGGCCCGATTGCCAGTACCGCTGTGCTACCCTGGCACGTATGGGTGCTATGGCATTCAGTTATGATCTCTTTGCCTGGGGAGAATCGCAATTACAGTTTGAAGAAGCAGACCATCGCCGTAGTTTGGCAATGAGTATACAGGCGCTGGGCACGATCAGGATACTTGATTATTTATTATCACTTCGGAATGCAGATACCAGCAGGGTAGGCATCACAGGTGGTTCCGGTGCCGGCAGTCATACCGTGTTGATGACAGCCATCGATGACCGTATCAAAGTAAGCGCACCGGTGGTAGCCATCAGTTCTTATTTCTATGGTGGTTGTCCTTGTGAAAGCGGGATGCCCATTCATGGATGCGGAAACCGGACCGATAATGTGGAAATTGCTGCCATGGCGGCACCCAGGCCACAGTTACTCGTGAGTGATGGGGGAGACTGGACTGATAAAATGCCGGAACACGATTTGCCTTACCTGCAAAAGATCTATAGCTACTACGGGCAGACCGGCAAAGTATCCAATGTACACCTGCCTGCGGAAGGCCATGATTTCGGTATTAACAAGCGGAAGGCTGTGTATAATTTCATGGCGAAGTATCTCAGTTTAAATATCAACGCTGCAGATGAAACCAAAATAACGATTGAACAACCCGCCGCGATGTATGTGTTTGGAGACAAGGGAGAAAAATTACCTGCGCATGCTATTCACGGATTTGCACAACTGGAAAAACTATGGAATGCCCCACGTTAA